GAGCAATAATTTTTAAATCATGATGAAGTGAACGATTATAGTTGGCGACTCTTGCTGATTTATTACGCGGGTCTAATCCTTGTTGTAGATGCTTGTTATGGGTGGTAATACCTGTAGGGCAGGTGTCTTTATTGCATTGCAGTGCTTGGATACAGCCTAGCGCAAACATATTCCCGCGGGCTGATGCGATAAAATCAGCGCCTGTGGCTAATGCCCATGCGACTTGAGAAGGTAAAACCATCTTGCCGCTAGCAATAACTTTGATCCTTTGCTTTAAGGCTTTTTGTCTCAGTAGGTTAATGACAATCGGTAAGCTTTCTTTAATTGGTAAGCCCACATGATCCATCAAGGCTTGTGGCGCAGCGCCAGTACCTCCCTCCGCACTGTCTAGAGTAAAAAAGTCAGGAGCATGTTCAACTCCCCGCTGATTAATCTCTTCACATAAATCAATTAACCATTGCTCGTCACCTAACACAGCTTTAATTCCAGTGGGTTTTCCTGTTACTGCTCGGACATGATTTATCATATCGAGGATATCTGCCACATTGTTAAACTCAGCATGGCCATTAGGGCTAATAGAGTCTTGCCCAACTGGAATACCGCGGATCGCAGCAATCTCTTTTGTTACTTTAACCCCAGGTAAAATACCTCCCTTACCGGGTTTAGCGCCTTGGCTGAGCTTTATTTCAAACATCTTCACATTGTCATGAGCCGCAACTGCTTTTAACTTTTCATCGTCTAACTTGCCATTTTTATCTCGAACACCATATTTAGCAGTACCTATTTGAAACACTAAATCACAATCGCCCTTTAAGTGATGCTCACTTAATCCACCTTCACCAGTGTTTAGCCAGCAACCCGCTTGTGCAGCACCGTGCGACAAGGCGGTGACAGCAGGGCGAGATAAAGCCCCAAAGCTCATGGCTGAAATATGGCAAACAGTTGATGTTTGATATGGAGTTTCGCACTCTGCACCGATAGTGACTGTTTTGTCGCTATGTTGATCTGAATCGTATTTGGGAAAGGCTGCATTCAAAAACATCACTGTGCCAGTTTTATCGTGCGCTTGAGTTGAGCCGAAAGAAATGGTGCGATCGATATTTTTAGCTGCACGATATATCCAGCTACGTTCAGCGCGATTAAAGGGCAGCTCTTCTCTGTCTTGAGCAAAGAAGTATTGTCTAAAAAATTCGCCTTGCTTTTCGAACAGGTATCGAAAACGGCCAATCACAGGGTAGTTATGACGAATTGCTTGTTTAGTTTGAAGTTTATCGGCGATATACATATAAATAATTACAATAACACCAAACGCAATACAGGCTAAGAATAATCCTGTAAAAATTTCTAAACCGACAATAAACCAATGTGGTTGCATTTTTGTTCCTTAAAAATGTTCCTTGGGCCTTTATCGCAACCCGTATTTATTAGTGATTGATAGTAGCTAAATTGTTTACTTCTTGACTATCATTATTATGGATGAACCCATGCGCTTGTTCTAGGTCATTTAAGGCATGTGTTATGTGTGCAAATATATTCGACCTAAACTTTATGCTTTAAATTTAGGGTTTAACTTTAGGTCTGAAGATTATGGTCGATAACTAAGTTATCCTCAATTGTACATACTTTAACCGGAGCTGATGATGGAGTTATATAACCCAACGCAATTAAATGCCAAAGCAAATAATCGTCAACAATTAACTGATGATACCTCTGCTGATAAAAGTGCTTCATCCCAGCAAACTGATAAAGTTTCAATTAGCCAAGTGAGCAGAGAGCTTAAAAATAGCAGTATTTTGGCGGCACAAGAACAAGTCAGTATCGCAGCAGGCGATCAATCTATGGCGTTATTATATCGTGCAGCCATAGATGCAATTAATGTTGAACTTGCGCCTTCAATGGGTGAAAACGCCATACAGAAAGCAGCTGAGAGTGATGTGGATTATTCGCCAGAAGCAACGGCAGAGCGTATAGTCAGTTTTGCGACTAACTTTTTTTCAGTGCATCAGCAACAAAATAGCCAAATGGAATTTACTGAGCAATTAGATAGCTTTATGGAGAAGATTTCAGGTGCGATAGATCAAGGCTTTAAAGAAGCAAGCGAGATACTATCGGGGTTAAAGGTGCTTGAAGGAGACATTGCTGCAGGAGTTGAGCAAACTTATAGCTTGATACAAGCTGGGCTTGAAGCCTTTAAAGAAAATACAACTCCGCCGCAAGCAGACTGAGCACAGTGAATTTATGCATCTAAGATTGAAGGAATAGCTTATGTGGACAACGGGTACCGTCATTGAACGTATTGAATGGAATGAGAAGTTATTCTCGCTGCGCATCAAAGCCGATGTTGAACCATTTATTGCTGGACAGTTTATTAAATTAAGCCAGATCCGAGATGAAAAGCGTATTGCGCGCGCCTACTCTGTTGTTAATCCACCGGGTAAAGATTATGTCGAAGTGCTAGCTGTGGCTGTGGAAGACGGTCAGTTATCGCCTGATCTGCAAGCGCTTAACATTGGCGATAGCATTGAAGTAAGTACAAAAGCTGCAGGCTTTATGACACTAGATGAAATCCCTACTGGGGCGCTACAAGGCCCGCATTTATGGTTTCTAGCGACAGGAACTGCTGTTGGTCCTTTTATCTCAATGATGGAAACTGAAGAGCCATGGCAGCGATTTGATAAAGTAGTGTTGGTATATGGAGTTAGGTTGATTGAAGATTTGGCATATTTACCAGAATTAACCGCGCTACAAGAAAAGTTTCCCACCCAATTTGTGTTTATTCCTTCAGTGACCCGTGAAAGTTATGACGGTGGCCTTTCATGCCGTATTCCTGATGGATTGCAAAGTGGTATTCTTGAGCAAACAGCAGGCGTTGCATTAAATCCAGAAAACTCACAAGTTATGATTTGTGGTAATCCCGGTATGATTACTGATGCGCAAACGGCATTAAATGAGAAGGGGTTAGTTAAAAATTTACGTCGTGCACCAGGTCAAATTACCGTAGAGAAATATTGGTAGCCATCTTTAAAAAGCTGTACGGAATAGAAACTGTACAGCTTTTAACATCATAATCACCGTAAACCTTTCTAAATAACCTAGGTTGTAGACATAAACAACACTTGCTCCTTAAGCAGTGATCTATTATCCTTTCCGCAATTGATAATTATTATCATTTCCATAAGCAATTACTTAACCAATCTGTTCAATATTATTAAGTAATGCCAAGCCAAGGAGAATTTGGAATGAAATCGTTTAAAAGTCTAGCATTGTTAGGTTTAGCTACTGTGTCATCAATGGGTTCAATCGCTGCAACAGCCGCTGATGATCTTACTGTTTATTCATACCGACAAGCTTTTCTTGTTGAGCCGATTTTAGAGCAATTCACCAAAGATACTGGTATCAAAGTCAATGTGGTATTTGCTAAAGACGGTATAGCAGAACGTATTGCTCGTGAAGGTCGTCTTTCACCTGCTGATGTGGTTCTCACATCGGATTTTTCTCGCTTAATGGAACTGGTTGATAAAAATCTTGTTGTTGATGTTAATAGCGACACTCTCAATAATAATATTCCTGAGCAATATCGTTCGCCTGAAAATGACTGGTATGCTCTGACTATGCGTGTTCGTAACGTTTACTCTTCTAAAGATCGTGTAGGTAAGCTTGACTTAAGCTATGAAGATTTAGCGTCAGAAGAGTACAAAGGTAAAATCTGTACTCGTAGCTTCAAGCACCCTTATAATATCGCATTAGTTGCTTCTATGATTGCTCACCATGGTGAAGCTGAAACGAAAACATGGCTTGAAGGTGTAAAAGCTAATTTAGCACGCAAGCCACAAGGTAATGACCGCGCTCAAGTTAAAGCTGTTAAAGAAGGCCTATGTGATGTTGCTATTGGTAACAGCTACTACTTCGGTAAAATGATGACAGATCCTAAGCAAAAAAGCTGGGCTGAAGCGGTATACATTAACTTCCCTAATCAGAAAAATCGTGGCTCTCACATCAATGTTTCAGGAATGGCATTAGCTAAGTTTGCACCAAACAAAGATAATGCGATAAAATTAATGGAATTTTTATCGTCTGATGTAGCTCAAAAATCTTACGCAGAAGTTAACATGGAATATCCAGTTAAAGCGGATGTAACACCTTCTGACATGGTAGCTTCATGGGGAGACTTCAAAGCTGATAGTCTGCCAATCTTCAAGCTAGCAGAAAACCATCAAGCTGCAGTGAAGTTACTTGATGAAGTAAAATTTGATCTGTAAGGATGCTTTATCTCGCCCCATGGTAGTCATGGGGCACTGACTGGAAAGTATTTATGATCTTAGGCTTAACCAGAAGCTGGTCGCTCGCTGGTTATGCGATTGCGGTAATATTAATATTGCCGCTTTTTGCACTTTTAGTACAAGCTACACTACCTGACGAAGCTGTTTTTAGTCATCTAATTGATACCGTTTTACCTACCTATATCAGTAACAGCTTGTTGCTGATGTTGCAGGTCTGTCTCGGTTCTTTGGTTATTGCTGTTCCTGCAGCATGGTTGGTGGCAAGGTGTGATTTCCCTGGCCGCCGCTATTTCCAATGGGCGCTGTTACTGCCTTTGGCCATGCCAGCCTATATTGTTGCTTATGTTTATACTGACATGCTCGATTATGCAGGGCCTGTGCAGCGCTTTTTAAGACAAGCATTTAGTTGGACTTCCCCTCAAGATTACTATTTCCCTGATATTCGTAGTTTAAGCGGCGCAGCAGTCATGCTGTCCTTGGTATTATTTCCTTATATTTATTTGTTGGCCCGTACTGCTTTTATGGAGCAATCCTCAAGCTTATTACATGCCTCACGTATTATGGGTTGTAGCCCATGGCAAAGCTTTTGGCGTCTAGGTTTACCTATGGCAAGGCCTGCTTTGGCTGTTGGGATGGCATTGGTAGCAATGGAAACCGCTGCCGACTTTGCTACTGTGAGTTACTTTGCCGTACCGACTTTAACTACCGCTGTATATGACACTTGGCTTGGATATGGAAGTTTGTCCGCAGCAGCTAAACTCTCAGCCATCATGTTATTAGTGATTTTCGCTATGGTTGGCTTCGAGCGTTTCGCTCGCCGCAAACAAGAGTTATTTCAAAAGCAATCACGTTTAACTGAATCTGATCGTTATCACTTATCAGGCTTTAAAGCATGGTTATCATTTGGCTATTGCAGCTTGCTCATTGTGCTAGCTTTTTTACTGCCGTTTACTGTGCTTGCGGGTTATGCCGTCGACTACTTCGACGAGAGTTGGAATAGCCGCTTCTGGCAATACAGCTTTAATAGCTTATACATTGCAGCTGTGGTGAGTTTTATTTGTGTTGTGCTGGCATTAGTGATGATGTTTATCAGGCGTGTTAGTCCGCGTAAAAGTGACATCTTACCTTCAAGGTTGAGCAGTACTGGTTACGCAATACCTGGCACAGTTTTAGCCATTGGGGTGTTAGTGCCGCTAACCTATTTGGATTTCGCTATTAACGATATCTATGACTACTTTGATGCTCGTGGTCCAGGCTTGCTATTTACCGGTAGTGTCTTTGCACTGATTTTTGCTTTTTGTGTCCGTTTTGTCGCGATTTCAATTGGCAGTATTGAAAACAGTTATAAGCGTATTTCGCCTTCACTAGATATGGCGAGCATTACCATGGGACAAAAACCAAGACAGTTATTATGGCGAGTTCATTTACCTTTATTGCGTAAAGGTATTTTTGCTGGTGCGCTGTTAGTGTTCATTGAAAGTATGAAAGAGCTGCCAGCAGCACTATTATTACGTCCAATTGGTTTTGAAAACCTTGCAACCCATGTCTTCCAATTCGTTTCAGATGAGCAACTTGAACATGGCGCGCTCGCGGCAATTGTGATTGTTCTTGTTGGACTTATCCCGTTGATTTATCTTAACCGTTCTTTGGAGCAAGAGAGCTAATATGTCCACATTGACCATTAAAAATGTAAAAAGTGACTACCAAGAACAGGTGATTCTTAATGGGTTAAACCTGACGTTAGAGCAAGGTGAAATAGTAGCTCTGTTAGGCCCTAGTGGCTGCGGTAAAACCACTTTGCTTCGTGCAATTGCCGGTCTACAAGCGATCAGTGAAGGTAGTATAGCGATTAATGGTCAAACGCTTAGTGCTGATGACGTATTCGTACCAAGTGAAAAACGTGGCATAGGGATGATTTTCCAAGACTACGCTTTATTTCCTCATTTAACCGTAAGTGACAATATTTTATTTGGCGTTAAAGGTTTAACGGATAAAGAGCGCTGTGAGCGTCTTGATGATATGTTGCAATTGGTAAAACTTGAAGGACTTGGTAAACGTTACCCACACGAGTTATCGGGGGGGCAGCAGCAAAGGGTATCTATTGCTCGTGCACTGGCTTACCAACCTGAGTTGTTATTGCTTGATGAACCATTTTCTAATATCGACTCGCAAGTGCGCAGTGAAATGATGTTAGAAATCAGACAAATTCTCAAACAGCGCAATGTTAGTGCGGTTTTTGTAACGCACAGCAAAGATGAAGCCTTTGTGTTTGCCGATAAATTGGCACTCTTTAAACAAGGTGGCATTGTTCAACATGGTTTAGCTGAAGAGTTATATGGTGAGCCCAATGAACGTTATGTGGCTGAGTTTTTGGGTGAAGGTAACTACATTACGGTAACGATTAAAAGTACGACACAGATATCCTCAGTTTTAGGGTTAATTGAAAGCACTACAGTCCTTAATCATCCTCTTAATAGTCAAGGTGAGTTGTTATTAAGACCACAACAGATTGACTTACAACCTGCCGCTCAAGGACATGGCGAAATTGTTGAGCGTCGTTTTCTGGGTACAATTTGTCATTATTGGGTTAAAGTAGGGTTACAAACGCTCGAAGTGAGAAGTCAATTAACGACGTTGACACTTGGCCAAAAAGTTAACCTATCAGTATCGGCGCATCCGTTAGTGATATTTTAGTGATTTAAGTCAAAGTTGGTTAATAATTGCTTAGAGCGTAAGGAATAATTTGCTTAATTACCTTACACTATTTTAATCTTATTATTGTTAAAGGTGATTGATTCCAAAATGGAAACACAGAATATGCCTCGTGAACAGTTAGGAGTTTGTGCTGAAGGGAATTTGCATAGCGTCTACTTGATGTTCAATGTAAATGACGGCGTTGAAGCCCAACTACGCCCTTGTTTAGCCAATGTTGCTCAATATATTTATGAGCTATCAGATCAATATGCAGACAGTGCTTTTAATGGCTTCGTCGCAATAGGTGCTAACTATTGGGACACCATTTTTGGCGACCAACGTCCTGCGCAACTTCGTCCTTTTCCTGCTATGAGTGAAGGTAATCGTGACGCGCCAGCGATAGAATATGATTTGTTTATGCATATTCGCTGTGATCGTTATGACATCTTACATTTGGTTGCCAACGAAATCAGCCAAATGTTTGAAGGTTTAGTTGAGTTAATCGAAGAAGAACGCGGTTTTAGATTTATGGACAGCCGTGATTTAACCGGCTTTGTCGATGGCACAGAAAACCCGAAAGGGCGTAGCCGTCAAGATGTTGCTTTAGTGGCAGATGAGGATATCTCATTTAAAGGTGGTAGTTATGTTCATGTGCAAAAATATGCGCATAACTTAAGTAAATGGAACCGTCTACCGCAGAAGAAGCAAGAAGATATTATCGGTCGTACTAAGCAAGATGATATTGAATATGCATCAGAAGATAAGCCATTAACCAGCCATATCAAGCGAGTTAATCTAAAAGATGCTGATGGTAAGTCGATGGAGATTTTGCGTCAAAGTATGCCGTTTGGTTCGCTAAAAGAGCAAGGTTTGATGTTTATCTCTACTTGCAACAAGCCGACTCACTTTGAAGAAATGCTTCGTAGCATGGTACATGGTGATGGTCACGGTAATCATGATCACTTGATGCAGTTCACTAAAGCATTAACCGGTTCATCATTCTTTGCGCCATCGTTAGATTTTT
This window of the Shewanella goraebulensis genome carries:
- a CDS encoding FMN-binding glutamate synthase family protein → MQPHWFIVGLEIFTGLFLACIAFGVIVIIYMYIADKLQTKQAIRHNYPVIGRFRYLFEKQGEFFRQYFFAQDREELPFNRAERSWIYRAAKNIDRTISFGSTQAHDKTGTVMFLNAAFPKYDSDQHSDKTVTIGAECETPYQTSTVCHISAMSFGALSRPAVTALSHGAAQAGCWLNTGEGGLSEHHLKGDCDLVFQIGTAKYGVRDKNGKLDDEKLKAVAAHDNVKMFEIKLSQGAKPGKGGILPGVKVTKEIAAIRGIPVGQDSISPNGHAEFNNVADILDMINHVRAVTGKPTGIKAVLGDEQWLIDLCEEINQRGVEHAPDFFTLDSAEGGTGAAPQALMDHVGLPIKESLPIVINLLRQKALKQRIKVIASGKMVLPSQVAWALATGADFIASARGNMFALGCIQALQCNKDTCPTGITTHNKHLQQGLDPRNKSARVANYNRSLHHDLKIIAHSCGVSEPRQLTRHHARIVTESGISISLDKFYRQY
- a CDS encoding DUF5610 domain-containing protein, yielding MELYNPTQLNAKANNRQQLTDDTSADKSASSQQTDKVSISQVSRELKNSSILAAQEQVSIAAGDQSMALLYRAAIDAINVELAPSMGENAIQKAAESDVDYSPEATAERIVSFATNFFSVHQQQNSQMEFTEQLDSFMEKISGAIDQGFKEASEILSGLKVLEGDIAAGVEQTYSLIQAGLEAFKENTTPPQAD
- a CDS encoding ferredoxin--NADP reductase; the protein is MWTTGTVIERIEWNEKLFSLRIKADVEPFIAGQFIKLSQIRDEKRIARAYSVVNPPGKDYVEVLAVAVEDGQLSPDLQALNIGDSIEVSTKAAGFMTLDEIPTGALQGPHLWFLATGTAVGPFISMMETEEPWQRFDKVVLVYGVRLIEDLAYLPELTALQEKFPTQFVFIPSVTRESYDGGLSCRIPDGLQSGILEQTAGVALNPENSQVMICGNPGMITDAQTALNEKGLVKNLRRAPGQITVEKYW
- a CDS encoding Fe(3+) ABC transporter substrate-binding protein, translating into MKSFKSLALLGLATVSSMGSIAATAADDLTVYSYRQAFLVEPILEQFTKDTGIKVNVVFAKDGIAERIAREGRLSPADVVLTSDFSRLMELVDKNLVVDVNSDTLNNNIPEQYRSPENDWYALTMRVRNVYSSKDRVGKLDLSYEDLASEEYKGKICTRSFKHPYNIALVASMIAHHGEAETKTWLEGVKANLARKPQGNDRAQVKAVKEGLCDVAIGNSYYFGKMMTDPKQKSWAEAVYINFPNQKNRGSHINVSGMALAKFAPNKDNAIKLMEFLSSDVAQKSYAEVNMEYPVKADVTPSDMVASWGDFKADSLPIFKLAENHQAAVKLLDEVKFDL
- a CDS encoding ABC transporter permease, which produces MILGLTRSWSLAGYAIAVILILPLFALLVQATLPDEAVFSHLIDTVLPTYISNSLLLMLQVCLGSLVIAVPAAWLVARCDFPGRRYFQWALLLPLAMPAYIVAYVYTDMLDYAGPVQRFLRQAFSWTSPQDYYFPDIRSLSGAAVMLSLVLFPYIYLLARTAFMEQSSSLLHASRIMGCSPWQSFWRLGLPMARPALAVGMALVAMETAADFATVSYFAVPTLTTAVYDTWLGYGSLSAAAKLSAIMLLVIFAMVGFERFARRKQELFQKQSRLTESDRYHLSGFKAWLSFGYCSLLIVLAFLLPFTVLAGYAVDYFDESWNSRFWQYSFNSLYIAAVVSFICVVLALVMMFIRRVSPRKSDILPSRLSSTGYAIPGTVLAIGVLVPLTYLDFAINDIYDYFDARGPGLLFTGSVFALIFAFCVRFVAISIGSIENSYKRISPSLDMASITMGQKPRQLLWRVHLPLLRKGIFAGALLVFIESMKELPAALLLRPIGFENLATHVFQFVSDEQLEHGALAAIVIVLVGLIPLIYLNRSLEQES
- a CDS encoding ABC transporter ATP-binding protein translates to MSTLTIKNVKSDYQEQVILNGLNLTLEQGEIVALLGPSGCGKTTLLRAIAGLQAISEGSIAINGQTLSADDVFVPSEKRGIGMIFQDYALFPHLTVSDNILFGVKGLTDKERCERLDDMLQLVKLEGLGKRYPHELSGGQQQRVSIARALAYQPELLLLDEPFSNIDSQVRSEMMLEIRQILKQRNVSAVFVTHSKDEAFVFADKLALFKQGGIVQHGLAEELYGEPNERYVAEFLGEGNYITVTIKSTTQISSVLGLIESTTVLNHPLNSQGELLLRPQQIDLQPAAQGHGEIVERRFLGTICHYWVKVGLQTLEVRSQLTTLTLGQKVNLSVSAHPLVIF
- a CDS encoding Dyp-type peroxidase, producing the protein METQNMPREQLGVCAEGNLHSVYLMFNVNDGVEAQLRPCLANVAQYIYELSDQYADSAFNGFVAIGANYWDTIFGDQRPAQLRPFPAMSEGNRDAPAIEYDLFMHIRCDRYDILHLVANEISQMFEGLVELIEEERGFRFMDSRDLTGFVDGTENPKGRSRQDVALVADEDISFKGGSYVHVQKYAHNLSKWNRLPQKKQEDIIGRTKQDDIEYASEDKPLTSHIKRVNLKDADGKSMEILRQSMPFGSLKEQGLMFISTCNKPTHFEEMLRSMVHGDGHGNHDHLMQFTKALTGSSFFAPSLDFLAQFAND